One genomic segment of Chitinophagales bacterium includes these proteins:
- a CDS encoding dioxygenase, giving the protein MNRKEFLKKSILAFATMSTLNSLKAFTNTLPKQGKRMPVLFTSHGNPMDIPLSKEERPFWNTLFELGKDLQKNYDVKAALVVSAHWCTKGTFVNISSEQEQIYDYYGFPENYYDVYYHAKGSPETAHEVKKIIPSVSETTDWGLDHGAWPMLMHLFPKADVPVFQLSIDYYAKPQYHYELGKQLKSLREKGVLIIGSGSLIHNLQLAGQKMRKNDMTPYGWEAEYDAWIKKQIDERNFDNIINYEKSHKLGKLAAPTPDHFVPILYSLGMTDSKDDIRYFYEKEPTIPAFSERSFIIKPI; this is encoded by the coding sequence ATGAACAGAAAAGAATTTCTTAAAAAATCTATTTTAGCCTTTGCCACCATGAGCACCTTAAACAGCTTAAAAGCATTTACAAATACGCTTCCTAAACAAGGGAAGCGTATGCCTGTATTATTTACCTCGCACGGCAATCCTATGGATATTCCGCTTTCAAAAGAAGAACGACCATTTTGGAACACTTTATTTGAGTTAGGTAAAGATTTACAAAAGAATTATGATGTAAAAGCAGCATTGGTGGTTTCTGCTCATTGGTGCACAAAAGGAACGTTTGTAAATATATCATCAGAACAAGAACAGATTTATGATTATTACGGTTTTCCCGAAAACTATTATGATGTATATTACCACGCCAAAGGTTCGCCCGAAACCGCACATGAGGTTAAAAAAATAATTCCATCTGTTAGTGAAACTACCGATTGGGGCTTGGATCACGGTGCGTGGCCTATGCTAATGCACTTGTTTCCAAAAGCAGATGTCCCTGTTTTTCAGTTGAGTATTGATTATTATGCAAAACCCCAATATCACTATGAATTAGGCAAACAATTAAAATCCTTGCGAGAAAAAGGTGTGTTGATTATAGGAAGTGGCTCGCTTATTCATAATCTGCAACTTGCCGGGCAAAAAATGAGAAAAAATGACATGACACCTTATGGTTGGGAAGCGGAATATGATGCTTGGATAAAAAAACAAATTGATGAAAGAAATTTTGATAACATCATAAATTACGAAAAAAGCCACAAATTAGGTAAACTTGCCGCTCCTACTCCCGACCATTTTGTGCCTATTTTATACAGTTTGGGAATGACAGACAGCAAAGACGATATCCGCTATTTTTATGAAAAAGAGCCCACCATTCCGGCATTTAGCGAAAGGAGTTTTATTATTAAACCAATTTAA
- a CDS encoding DoxX family protein, giving the protein MTTQQQTSKALNISLWIAQGFLALMFLMAGAMKSTQAIDQLAGSLPWVAEVPSILVRFIGISEFLGGIGLLLPSILRIQPKLTVYAAIGILVVMILAFVFHIVKGEFSVIGINIFIGLIATFIIWGRTKKVPINPKS; this is encoded by the coding sequence ATGACAACGCAACAACAAACTTCAAAAGCATTAAACATTTCTTTATGGATAGCACAAGGATTTTTAGCCCTTATGTTTCTAATGGCAGGTGCTATGAAATCAACACAAGCTATAGATCAATTAGCAGGCTCTTTACCTTGGGTGGCAGAAGTGCCATCTATATTGGTTAGATTTATTGGTATCAGCGAATTTCTTGGAGGAATAGGCTTGCTACTTCCGTCTATTTTACGCATACAGCCCAAACTTACTGTTTATGCAGCCATAGGTATTTTAGTGGTTATGATTCTTGCCTTTGTATTCCATATTGTAAAAGGAGAATTTTCTGTAATAGGCATTAATATATTTATAGGTCTTATTGCTACATTTATTATTTGGGGAAGAACAAAAAAAGTTCCTATTAATCCCAAATCTTAA
- a CDS encoding helix-turn-helix transcriptional regulator, whose amino-acid sequence MNKASELKSIKECPTSYLLALNDTINVLTGKWKLPILASLFFGKKRYSEIEKEIPKINPRMLSKELRDLEANGLLERKVYNTIPVTVEYELTESGKTFQRVMDVMLEWGLEHRENIIGKR is encoded by the coding sequence ATGAATAAAGCAAGCGAGTTAAAAAGTATTAAAGAATGTCCTACCAGTTATCTTTTAGCATTAAATGACACTATAAATGTTCTTACGGGAAAGTGGAAACTGCCTATATTGGCATCTTTGTTTTTTGGTAAAAAGCGTTATAGCGAGATAGAAAAAGAGATACCCAAAATAAATCCAAGGATGTTGTCAAAAGAATTAAGAGATTTAGAAGCCAATGGTTTGCTTGAAAGGAAGGTATATAATACTATTCCTGTTACTGTTGAATATGAATTGACCGAATCGGGCAAAACCTTTCAGCGAGTTATGGATGTTATGCTGGAATGGGGTTTAGAACACAGAGAAAATATTATTGGGAAGCGATAG
- a CDS encoding virulence RhuM family protein yields MREQNIIIYNTSDGKASVALFAKDGNVWMNQNQLAELFDTSVPNISMHISNILNDNELENNSVVKNYLTTASDGKNYEVTFYSLDMILAIGFRVRSKRGTQFRIWANRNLKSYMIKGFVIDDERLKNPDGRPDYFDELLERIREIRASEKRFYQKVKDLLALSSDYDSTDKATQMFFAETQNKLLYAVTHKTAAEIIISRADAEMPNMGLTNWKGSKVRKQDIVIAKNYLNKDEIDTLNRLTVIFLETAELRVKERKDITLKFWKENVNRILEFNDRSVLQNTVKYELTESGKTFQRVMDVMLEWGLEHRENIIGKR; encoded by the coding sequence ATGAGAGAACAAAATATTATCATATACAATACAAGTGATGGTAAAGCTTCTGTGGCTCTTTTTGCCAAAGATGGTAATGTTTGGATGAATCAAAACCAGCTTGCCGAACTTTTTGACACCTCTGTGCCCAATATTAGTATGCACATATCTAATATATTGAATGACAATGAGTTAGAAAATAATTCAGTTGTTAAGAATTACTTAACAACTGCTTCGGATGGCAAAAACTATGAGGTAACTTTTTATAGTTTAGATATGATTTTAGCTATTGGTTTTAGAGTTAGGAGTAAAAGAGGAACGCAATTTAGAATTTGGGCAAACCGAAACCTAAAGTCGTATATGATTAAAGGCTTCGTGATAGATGATGAACGTCTTAAAAATCCCGATGGCAGACCCGACTATTTTGATGAACTTTTGGAACGTATTCGTGAAATACGAGCTTCTGAAAAACGATTTTATCAAAAAGTAAAGGATTTACTTGCTTTGAGTAGCGATTATGATAGCACAGATAAAGCGACTCAAATGTTTTTTGCCGAAACACAAAATAAATTATTGTATGCGGTTACCCATAAAACAGCTGCTGAAATTATAATTTCCAGAGCAGATGCAGAAATGCCCAATATGGGTTTAACCAATTGGAAAGGAAGCAAAGTGAGAAAGCAAGACATAGTAATTGCTAAGAATTATCTGAATAAAGATGAGATAGATACGCTAAATAGATTAACGGTTATATTTTTGGAAACAGCCGAATTGAGAGTTAAAGAAAGAAAAGATATTACGCTTAAATTTTGGAAAGAAAATGTAAATAGGATTCTTGAGTTTAACGATAGATCTGTTTTGCAGAATACTGTTAAATATGAATTAACAGAATCGGGCAAAACCTTTCAACGGGTTATGGATGTTATGTTGGAATGGGGCTTAGAACACAGAGAAAATATTATTGGGAAGCGATAG
- a CDS encoding helix-turn-helix transcriptional regulator yields MKETFGEYIHRLRADNGLTLTKLAAALDIDQSTLSKIENSKRNVPIEILPKLSKVFKLDIHQLEKEYYSEKIAEIIYNKENDTKELIELAKEKAKYFRIKKLQQGRIKF; encoded by the coding sequence ATGAAAGAAACATTTGGAGAATACATTCACAGATTAAGAGCTGACAACGGTTTAACACTAACAAAACTTGCAGCGGCACTTGACATTGACCAATCAACATTGTCAAAGATTGAAAATTCTAAACGCAATGTTCCCATTGAAATATTGCCTAAACTTTCCAAGGTTTTCAAATTGGACATTCATCAGCTTGAAAAAGAATATTACAGTGAAAAAATTGCTGAAATCATATACAATAAAGAAAATGACACTAAAGAATTAATTGAGCTTGCAAAAGAAAAGGCAAAATATTTCAGAATTAAAAAATTACAACAAGGTAGAATCAAGTTTTAA
- the dcm gene encoding DNA (cytosine-5-)-methyltransferase has translation MIGASLFSSAGIAETYFEEVGIDIVAANELIQERADLYQALYPKSKMIAGNILDEMVFKTLVKNTPDKLDFLIASPPCQGMSVAGKNRNVAQMLTDERNYLVFKIIDFIKLKSPDFVLIENVPTFFKLLLPYENEQLKVIEILNIEFGEEYNIEADVYDAAEFGVAQRRTRAIIKLYRKSKKWGQPKKAEKQITVEEKIGFLPSIEAGQKSKMKWHFARKHSENHIKWMKHTPTGKTAFENEKYFPVKSNGEKIKSYNTTYRRIKWDEPAPTITMRNDAISSQLNVHPGRKLENGTYSDARVLTPLELMLLSSLPQNWNIPENTPELLIRKCIGECIPPLLIKNIVAQINK, from the coding sequence ATGATAGGAGCATCGTTATTTTCAAGTGCAGGTATTGCGGAAACTTACTTCGAAGAAGTAGGAATAGACATTGTTGCCGCCAATGAACTGATTCAGGAAAGAGCCGACTTATATCAGGCATTGTACCCCAAATCTAAAATGATAGCAGGAAATATTTTAGATGAAATGGTTTTTAAAACACTTGTAAAAAACACACCTGATAAGTTAGATTTTTTAATAGCTTCACCTCCTTGTCAAGGAATGAGCGTTGCAGGAAAAAACAGAAATGTTGCTCAAATGCTAACAGATGAGAGGAATTATCTTGTTTTTAAAATCATTGACTTCATTAAGTTAAAATCGCCTGATTTTGTCTTGATTGAAAACGTTCCAACATTTTTCAAATTACTTCTACCATACGAAAATGAACAATTAAAAGTCATTGAAATATTAAATATTGAATTTGGAGAAGAATACAATATTGAGGCAGATGTATATGATGCAGCCGAATTTGGAGTTGCACAAAGACGAACAAGAGCAATCATAAAACTTTACCGAAAAAGCAAAAAATGGGGGCAACCTAAAAAAGCCGAAAAACAAATAACGGTAGAAGAAAAAATTGGCTTTTTACCAAGCATTGAAGCAGGACAAAAATCAAAAATGAAATGGCATTTTGCACGAAAACATTCGGAAAATCACATTAAATGGATGAAACACACCCCGACAGGAAAAACGGCTTTTGAAAATGAAAAATATTTCCCAGTAAAATCAAACGGAGAAAAAATAAAAAGCTATAACACAACATACAGACGAATAAAATGGGACGAGCCTGCACCAACAATTACAATGCGTAATGATGCAATCAGTTCGCAACTAAATGTTCATCCAGGAAGAAAATTGGAAAACGGTACTTATTCTGATGCAAGGGTTTTAACACCATTGGAGTTAATGTTATTATCTTCTCTACCTCAAAATTGGAACATTCCAGAAAACACACCTGAACTACTTATCAGAAAGTGTATTGGCGAGTGTATTCCACCCTTATTGATTAAAAACATTGTAGCCCAAATCAACAAGTAG
- a CDS encoding restriction endonuclease produces the protein MTLRIDSKKWILYRHTRNFEKLCAVAEFLKSYTKTGISKEDKINLNLKLRELGLYSERNPDLPLDAINHKINQLSYYMFGYQAKVDGEDRFLFSPLGNLFLKHVEDKEKTAKIFLTMLWAVQYPHPHSGTDKEFKLYPFRLIYKLLSEPKLSNKLYAFEVAYSVVFTKEITKSTYKDLVGELLDLRKLSDEQLANKFQEDRHAYVNSAYEWDYYVSNLFASAEVLNKKDGVVITKLQHGNTNTYRKITRNEVSIPDNLKTLVQQLESEYSFLEKPLLLNDPERLKIDVIKEIYSFYPKTLLIDIGEKIDDFKFELLNLPKLIEQYADNNDGAEAYLFEDALTDGFNMFYNVDAQKVGGAGNTDLECLYLPKKKKFAVDAKSTKNKLSGVNAGRLEGHREKIGGTYTIVVTPRYVPAVLQDIRTSPIVIIRANTFSEYLYNCIDNDVREIDYEDFDSIIVNNLGKDISKNISDLTISRFATKN, from the coding sequence ATGACTTTAAGAATTGACAGTAAAAAATGGATTTTATATAGACACACAAGGAATTTTGAGAAACTTTGTGCTGTTGCTGAATTTTTAAAATCGTACACAAAAACAGGTATTTCAAAAGAGGATAAAATTAATCTCAATCTAAAATTGAGAGAATTAGGTTTATACAGTGAACGAAACCCCGATTTACCGCTTGATGCCATAAACCACAAAATCAACCAACTTTCGTATTATATGTTTGGCTACCAAGCCAAAGTTGACGGAGAAGACCGCTTTTTGTTTAGCCCACTTGGAAATTTGTTTTTGAAACACGTTGAAGACAAAGAAAAAACAGCCAAAATTTTTCTCACAATGCTTTGGGCTGTTCAATATCCACATCCTCACAGCGGTACAGATAAGGAATTTAAACTTTATCCATTTCGTTTGATTTACAAATTATTATCCGAGCCTAAACTTTCAAATAAACTTTACGCTTTTGAAGTAGCCTATTCGGTCGTTTTCACAAAAGAAATCACAAAATCAACCTACAAAGATTTGGTAGGTGAACTGTTGGATTTAAGAAAACTTTCTGATGAACAACTTGCCAATAAATTTCAAGAAGACAGACACGCTTACGTGAATTCTGCTTATGAATGGGACTATTACGTTTCAAATTTGTTTGCAAGTGCTGAAGTTTTGAACAAAAAAGACGGAGTTGTTATTACCAAATTACAACACGGAAATACCAACACTTATAGAAAAATAACACGAAACGAAGTTTCCATTCCAGACAATCTAAAAACTTTAGTTCAACAGTTAGAAAGCGAATATTCGTTTTTAGAAAAACCATTGTTACTAAACGACCCAGAACGTCTGAAAATAGACGTTATAAAAGAAATTTACAGCTTCTATCCAAAAACACTTCTCATTGACATTGGAGAGAAAATTGACGATTTCAAATTTGAATTGTTAAATCTCCCGAAACTAATTGAACAATATGCAGACAACAACGATGGTGCAGAAGCTTACCTTTTTGAAGATGCTCTGACAGACGGGTTCAATATGTTCTACAATGTAGATGCTCAAAAAGTTGGCGGTGCAGGAAACACCGATTTAGAGTGTCTATACCTACCCAAAAAGAAAAAATTCGCTGTTGATGCAAAATCAACTAAAAATAAATTGTCAGGTGTAAATGCAGGAAGATTAGAAGGACACCGTGAAAAGATTGGCGGTACATATACAATTGTTGTTACACCAAGATACGTTCCAGCCGTGCTTCAAGATATTCGCACGAGTCCTATCGTAATAATTCGTGCAAACACATTTTCAGAGTATTTGTACAACTGTATAGACAATGACGTAAGAGAAATAGACTATGAAGATTTTGACAGTATCATCGTTAATAATCTTGGAAAAGACATCAGTAAAAACATTTCTGATTTAACCATTTCAAGGTTCGCCACTAAAAATTAA
- a CDS encoding site-specific DNA-methyltransferase produces the protein MITITREDNMNLMARYPDNYFDLAIVDPPYGILNKTKRGGDHKFNMDEYRQWDIKPDDEYFNELFRVSKNQIIWGGNYFGHLWARSPYNKGFIIWDKNQPETLNNFSMAEMAWSSLDKPSKIFRYSVRKNRNKIHPTQKPVDLYEWLLKMYADEGDKILDTHLGSGTIAIACYNAGLSLTACEISDTYYLKALEKIKEVVPESAIHTNDSEAFALTFPEQKTSENGLHKLYKEHIKQLKLFKEQRAEYRAMIK, from the coding sequence ATGATTACAATTACAAGAGAAGACAATATGAATTTAATGGCAAGGTATCCTGATAATTATTTTGACCTTGCAATCGTTGACCCACCTTATGGAATTTTGAACAAAACTAAAAGAGGTGGCGACCATAAGTTTAATATGGACGAATACCGTCAATGGGACATAAAGCCTGATGACGAATACTTTAATGAACTTTTTCGTGTATCAAAAAATCAGATTATTTGGGGTGGAAATTATTTTGGGCATCTTTGGGCAAGAAGTCCATACAATAAAGGCTTTATCATTTGGGACAAAAATCAACCTGAAACATTAAACAACTTTTCAATGGCAGAAATGGCTTGGTCATCATTAGATAAACCTTCAAAGATTTTTAGATACAGCGTAAGAAAAAACAGAAATAAAATTCATCCAACACAAAAGCCGGTTGACCTTTATGAATGGCTTTTAAAAATGTATGCCGATGAAGGAGATAAAATTTTGGACACGCATTTGGGTAGCGGAACGATTGCGATTGCTTGTTATAATGCGGGATTGAGTTTGACTGCTTGTGAAATAAGTGACACATATTATTTGAAAGCTTTGGAAAAAATCAAAGAGGTTGTTCCAGAAAGTGCTATTCATACAAATGATTCAGAAGCGTTTGCTTTGACTTTCCCCGAGCAGAAAACATCTGAAAACGGACTTCATAAATTGTATAAGGAACATATTAAACAACTTAAATTATTTAAGGAGCAACGTGCGGAATACCGAGCAATGATAAAATAG